A stretch of Triticum aestivum cultivar Chinese Spring chromosome 1D, IWGSC CS RefSeq v2.1, whole genome shotgun sequence DNA encodes these proteins:
- the LOC123169839 gene encoding GMP synthase [glutamine-hydrolyzing]-like has protein sequence MGSASASSLPTTAGAGENLVLILDFGSQYTQLITRRVRQLGVLSLCVSGTAPLSSLTGLRPRAVILSGGPHSVHASGAPSFPEGFLDFAAEAGAHVLGVCYGMQLLVQSLGGAVEAGERQEYGDTEVEITATSSALYGESGVGNRQSVWMSHGDEVVRLPQGFEVVARSVQGAIAAIEHREKRFYGLQYHPEVTHSTQGKETLRRFLFDVCGIKADWKIQDVLDEQIKTIKSMVGTDEHVICALSGGVDSTVAATLVHNVIGDRLHCVFVDNGLLRYKEKERVMSTFNSDLHLPVTCIDASEQFLSKLKGVKDPEMKRKIVGKEFIAVFDEFAHMLEQQTGKRPEYLVQGTLYPDVIESCPPPGSGMTHSHTIKSHHNVGGLPEDMKLKLIEPLKLLFKDEVRKLGSILNIPESFLR, from the exons ATgggctccgcctccgcctcctccctcccGACCACCGCCGGCGCTGGCGAGAACTTGGTCCTCATCCTCGACTTCGGCTCGCAGTACACCCAGCTCATCACCCGCCGCGTCCGGCAGTTGGGAGTCCTCTCACTGTGCGTCTCCGGCACCGCGCCGCTCTCCTCCCTCACCGGGTTACGTCCCCGCGCTGTCATACTCTCCGGAGGACCCCACTCCGTCCACGCCTCGGGCGCGCCCTCCTTCCCCGAGGGATTCCTCGATTTCGCTGCCGAAGCTGGCGCGCATGTTCTGGGCGTGTGCTACGGTATGCAGCTCCTAGTTCAGTCCCTCGGCGGCGCCGTCGAGGCTGGCGAGCGGCAGGAGTACGGCGATACGGAGGTAGAGATTACTGCGACGTCCTCCGCGCTGTACGGCGAGAGCGGGGTGGGGAACAGACAGTCGGTGTGGATGAGCCACGGCGACGAGGTGGTCAGACTGCCTCAGGGGTTCGAGGTTGTGGCACGAAGTGTGCAGGGCGCAATCGCGGCCATCGAGCATCGGGAGAAGCGTTTTTATGGACTCCAGTACCACCCGGAG GTGACACATTCGACCCAAGGAAAGGAAACACTGCGCCGCTTTCTTTTTGATGTTTGTGGGATTAAAGCTGACTGGAAGATTCAGGATGTGCTGGATGAGCAAATTAAGACCATCAAAAGTATGGTTGGGACTGATGAACATGTGATTTGCGCGTTATCAGGAGGAGTTGATTCGACAGTTGCAGCCACACTTGTTCATAACGTGATAGGTGATAGGCTTCATTGTGTTTTTGTCGACAATGGTCTATTGAG ATACAAGGAGAAGGAACGAGTAATGTCAACCTTTAATAGTGACTTGCACCTTCCTGTCACATGTATTGATGCCTCGGAGCAATTTCTTAGCAAGTTAAAAGGAGTCAAAGACCCAGAGATGAAAAGAAAGATTGTTGGCAAAGAATTCATAGCTGTCTTTGATGAATTTGCTCACATGTTAGAACAGCAGACAGGAAAAAGACCTGAATATTTAGTTCAAGGAACATTATACCCTGATGTGATTGAATCATGCCCACCCCCTGGGAGTGGTATGACACATTCCCACACCATCAAAAGCCATCACAATGTAGGTGGTCTTCCTGAAGATATGAAATTGAAGCTCATTGAACCACTGAAGCTCCTATTTAAGGATGAG GTGCGGAAGTTGGGCAGTATCTTAAATATCCCAGAGTCATTCTTAAGGTGA
- the LOC123181992 gene encoding 1-deoxy-D-xylulose-5-phosphate synthase 1, chloroplastic, which translates to MALSSTFSLPRGFLGVLPQEHHFAPAVELHARPLKTPRRRSYGISASLSEREAEYHSQRPPTPLLDTVNYPIHMKNLSLKELQQLSDELRSDVIFHVSKTGGHLGSSLGVVELTVALHYVFNTPQDKLLWDVGHQSYPHKILTGRRDKMPTMRQTNGLSGFVKRSESEYDSFGTGHSSTTISAALGMAVGRDLKGAKNNVVAVIGDGAMTAGQAYEAMNNAGYLDSDMIVILNDNKQVSLPTATLDGPAPPVGALSGALSKLQSSRPLRELREVAKGVTKQIGGSVHEIAAKVDEYARGMISGSGSSLFEELGLYYIGPVDGHNIDDLITILREVKGTKTTGPVLIHVITEKGRGYPYAERASDKYHGVAKFDPATGKQFKVPAKTLSYTNYFAEALIAEAEQDSKIVAIHAAMGGGTGLNYFLRRFPNRCFDVGIAEQHAVTFAAGLACEGLKPFCAIYSSFLQRGYDQVVHDVDLQKLPVRFAMDRAGLVGADGPTHCGAFDVAFMACLPNMVVMAPSDEAELLNMVATAAAIDDRPSCFRYPRGNGIGVPLPENYKGTAIEVGKGRIMIEGERVALLGYGSAVQYCMAASSIVAQHGLRVTVADARFCKPLDHALIRSLAKSHEVIITVEEGSIGGFGSHVAQFMALDGLLDGKLKWRPVVLPDKYIDHGSPADQLVEAGLTPSHIAATVFNILGQAREALAIMTVQNA; encoded by the exons ATGGCGCTCTCGTCGACCTTCTCCCTCCCGCGGGGCTTCCTCGGCGTGCTGCCTCAGGAGCACCATTTCGCTCCCGCCGTCGAGCTCCACGCCAGGCCTCTCAAG ACgccgaggaggaggtcgtacgGCATTTCTGCGTCGCTGTCGGAGAGGGAAGCAGAGTACCACTCGCAGCGGCCGCCGACGCCGCTGCTGGACACCGTCAACTACCCCATCCACATGAAGAACCTGTCCCTCAAGGAGCTGCAGCAGCTCTCCGACGAGCTGCGCTCCGACGTCATCTTCCACGTCTCCAAGACCGGCGGCCACCTCGGGTCCAGCCTGGGCGTCGTCGAGCTCACCGTCGCGCTGCACTACGTCTTCAACACCCCGCAAGACAAGCTCCTCTGGGACGTCGGCCACCAG TCGTACCCGCACAAGATTCTGACGGGGCGGCGCGATAAGATGCCGACGATGCGGCAGACCAACGGCCTGTCCGGCTTCGTCAAGCGCTCCGAGAGCGAGTACGACAGCTTCGGCACCGGCCACAGCTCCACCACCATCTCCGCCGCCCTCG GGATGGCCGTCGGGAGGGACCTCAAGGGCGCCAAGAACAACGTGGTGGCGGTGATTGGGGACGGGGCCATGACGGCCGGGCAGGCGTACGAGGCGATGAACAACGCCGGGTACCTCGACTCGGACATGATCGTCATCCTCAACGACAACAAGCAGGTGTCGCTGCCGACGGCGACGCTCGACGGGCCGGCGCCGCCGGTGGGCGCGCTCAGCGGCGCCCTCAGCAAGCTGCAGTCCAGCCGGCCGCTCAGGGAGCTGAGGGAGGTGGCCAAG GGAGTGACGAAGCAAATCGGCGGGTCGGTGCACGAGATCGCGGCCAAGGTGGACGAGTACGCCCGCGGCATGATCAGCGGCTCCGGGTCGTCGCTCTTCGAGGAGCTCGGGCTCTACTACATCGGCCCCGTCGACGGCCACAACATCGACGACCTCATCACCATCCTCCGGGAGGTCAAGGGCACCAAGACCACCGGGCCCGTGCTCATCCATGTCATCACCGAGAAAGGCCGTGGCTACCCCTACGCCGAGCGAGCCTCCGACAAGTACCACG GCGTGGCCAAGTTCGATCCGGCGACGGGGAAGCAGTTCAAGGTTCCGGCCAAGACGCTGTCCTACACCAACTACTTCGCGGAGGCGCTCATAGCCGAGGCGGAGCAGGACAGCAAGATCGTGGCCATCCACGCGGCCATGGGGGGCGGCACGGGGCTCAACTACTTCCTCCGCCGCTTCCCCAACCGGTGCTTCGACGTCGGGATCGCGGAGCAGCACGCCGTCACCTTCGCCGCCGGCCTGGCCTGCGAGGGGCTCAAGCCCTTCTGCGCCATCTACTCCTCTTTCCTGCAGAGAGGCTACGACCAGGTGGTGCACGACGTGGACCTCCAGAAGCTCCCGGTGAGGTTCGCCATGGACAGGGCGGGGCTGGTCGGCGCCGACGGGCCCACCCACTGCGGGGCCTTCGACGTGGCGTTCATGGCGTGCCTCCCCAACATGGTCGTCATGGCCCCGTCCGACGAGGCCGAGCTGCTGAACATGGTCGCCACCGCCGCGGCCATCGACGACCGCCCCTCGTGCTTCCGCTATCCGAGGGGCAACGGCATCGGCGTCCCGTTGCCGGAAAACTACAAAGGCACTGCCATCGAG GTCGGCAAAGGCAGGATCATGATCGAGGGCGAGAGGGTGGCGCTGCTGGGGTACGGGTCGGCGGTGCAGTACTGCATGGCCGCCTCGTCCATCGTGGCGCAGCACGGCCTCAGGGTCACCGTCGCCGACGCCAGGTTCTGCAAGCCGTTGGACCACGCCCTCATCAGGAGCCTCGCCAAGTCCCACGAGGTGATCATCACCGTCGAGGAAGGCTCCATCGGCGGCTTCGGCTCACACGTGGCTCAGTTCATGGCCCTGGACGGCCTTCTCGACGGCAAACTTAAG TGGCGGCCGGTGGTGCTCCCCGACAAGTACATCGACCATGGATCACCGGCCGATCAGCTGGTGGAGGCCGGGCTGACGCCGTCGCACATCGCCGCGACGGTGTTCAACATCCTGGGGCAGGCAAGAGAGGCCCTCGCGATCATGACGGTGCAGAATGCCTAG